TGGTCTCAGGCTGCCATGGAAACCTCCTGGAggaaagagggggaggggcaagaaagaaaatggaggaagaattAACCTTGATTTTCTTAGCTTTTTTCTTTACTATTGTATCTGTTTTGTTGCTGTAAAGGGGGGATGTACACCACCTATACTTAGGGTGTTCAATCCTCAGGCCCTTTTCCAGCTACTTTGCACTGCTCCGGCAAACCAGCAGGCAAACCATAGTTCATCAAAACTCACGTTGTCGTCACGTGAGAGGCCTGGGACTAGAGCTAGGTAAATGACAGATCTTTCCATTTGGAAAATtccaaaaaagggggaaaaatggctCAGGTTGAACTGAAGCTTTCCAGAGTTTTCTGTGAATTGAAAAAGTCCATTTTGATCTGTTCCAAAGCAGGGATTCTCCCTTGGCCTCCCACAACccaggtgagttccctaaccactaggctaaacgTTCTAAAGGGGGTGGCTGCTAGAGTTAACACCTGGCTGGTATTTGGCCAACCTGGCCAggtttttttatggatttgccagttgccagaaaaatcaTTTAATCCGCCAGGTTTTTTTatgtgggtctaaagatttgcattatcacTGGGATATCTGATATATTTGCAATACACTGGGATATCTgatgttaaaagtttctgtgtccagctaaagatgcttcAGTGTTCCCACTTGCACAGTTTAAGCGAcaacagatcaaaactgttgaaagTACAACAGCTGCCTGCCCAGTGCCCACCAACACACAAGTGCACCGCGCATATGAGCGAGAGAGGGTTTCAGTCAAGCGAGCGTGAGGAGACGTACAATGTTATCAGTCTTGTCTATATGTGTTATCTCTCTAGATACGATGAGTGGCTGTCGGGGGGAGTTGCAGAGCTGccttgtggggtgtgtgtgctggggttTTTTCATTTCTAAGAAGGTAACCCTAATGGCCGCATCACCATCATCAcaattccctctcctcctctccatTTTGTGAATTGCCAAAACGATTCATGTCCAGTTCTCGAATAGTTTTGGGTTGATTGAAATTACCTTTTTTGTCAAgtaaactatttgtctgaaaaatgcCTCCCAGCTGTATCCAGGACTGATGACACAGGAGGGTTCTAGGTCAGAACTGAAATGCCCAGGTTTCCCAACTCTCACAGGTTTAttgtgagtctcatgatatttgctATTTTTCTTAAAACACAACTCCTGGGATGCTGCTGTTGTGtgcaaatctcagctttcatttaaacaaaacaagtaACTTTCTAAACCACGATGAGTTTGGAGAGAAGCTTCTAAACATGACTCAGGTAAACCCTAAAGGTTCAAAAaccaaaaggtaaataaaaagagcCCCTCCTTTTTTAAGTCTCATGGTTTTTTAACCAGTCTCATGatattttagggcctgattcgtgctttttgaacacttggggttggcaatactgagtgTACTAACAGATCTCTGTAGGGAAGTAATGCAATGacagcaaaaaaacaaagcagTCTCTAGTCTGTGCTAGTAGGAGCCAGTCCCGCAAGCTGCATTGTGCAGACACTCATGCTATAGGCAGCAGTGACAATGGACCTGACCATATTTTCTTTCCCAGGCCATGGAGGCATGTAAAGATGCAGGCTTGGTGAAGTCCATTGGAGTGTCCAACTTCAACCGCAGACAGCTGGAGATGATCCTGAACAAACCTGGACTCAAGTACAAACCTGTCTGCAACCAGGTAACACTCTGAGCTTCAGCTAAAATGAAGGCCCAGAAAGGTTCGCTGTGACTCCATAAAGAGAACTGGAAAACAAGAGTCATGCAGCAGagcctgggagagagagaagggctagaGGACAACCCAAGCCAAGTGGGGCAAAGCCAGGTCACTCTGCACTTTGCTGTGCTTCTCCTTTCTCCTGGAAACACTGATTCAGATAGTAATGAAATTCCATAGAAATCAGACTGTATTTTAAGGGAAAGTATAAGAAAATCTACTCCTGTCTTGGGGGCTTTCTTCTCTGGAAAAAACTCTTGTTTTTAGCCAAGCTTCAATGAGGCTTCCAATATTAAGTGTGCAATTATATTTCAGCTGCTTAACTGCAGGCACATTTCTTTTCGCCTACAACGGTACCCTTTTAAATATCGAGCTGATTTGCAGGTGCAGTCAGGTATTTAGATTTCTCAGGACATGCAGTTACAGGCACCAATAAATATGCCTGCCTTGAACTACGGTCACCGCACTGAAGGCCATTTTGGACATGTAGGATAGAGATAATGGGGTGGGTTGTGTGACTGTCACTGTTTGTACAATCGGAAATCTCCATTTTTCTAATGCTTCAGGTTGAATGTCATCCTTACCTCAACCAAAGAAAATTGCTGGAGTTCTGCAAATCCAAAAATATTGTGCTGGTGGCTTTTAGTGCCTTGGGATCTCACAGAGAGGAGAGATGGTAAGGAAAGAAGCTGACTGTTGAGTCTCATTACTAAAAGAATGCATCTGATTTTCCACTACCTTGAtcttgtgtggtcatttacatGGTTGGAAAGTGGGCATAGCATGCTAACAAATTGGCATGGCTGTGTTTTGCACCCATTTGGCACAGATATAAATGACCACACAAGGAGACAGGCAGTGGAGAATTTGGCCTAATATGTTTGCTAAATATCTGATGATAAATAAGTATTGCTTCCAACAGGCTCAGCTCTCACTGATCCCGAGATCAGAAACACTCACTCCGTGTCTGTATTCCCTTGCAGGGTGGATCAAAGCACTCCACTTCTGCTAGAGGATCCAGTACTGAACGCTCTGGCCAAAAAATACAGCCGAAGCCCAGCTCTAGTAGCCCTGCGCTACCAGCTGCAGCGTGGTGTCGTGGTCCTTGCCAAGAGCTTCACCAGAAAGCGTATTGAAGACAACTTCAAGGTAAAGCGGTGGAAAGGAGAAATACCATTAGACACACTCGCAAGTTTGAAAATAGTGGATATAAAATACCACTTTTAGTTCCTGCCCTACATGGACATGGCCTCTCAAGTTGAGGACTGACGGCACCTCCATGCATATAGCCAAACTCCTTaggacagggactgtcatttgccctgtgtttgtacagtccctCGCACAATTCAAGCCCAGGTTGGTTAAGGCCactgggtgctactgcaatataaaggTCGCATAGTTATAAAGGGACATTTCAGAGAGAGATTTGTTGGACAAAGGCCAAAGTGTTATCCTGTACATGTTTCTCATCACCAAGTGAACCTATAAGCAACTCAGGCAACACAAATTAATTCATGCAAAGAGGTTTTGTCTGGAATTTCTCTGCTAATCTAGAGCCAAATTCTGAGGTCTTTACTTAGTTTCTGTTCAGTTGTTCAGTTCAATTGTTACTCAATGCTGACTTGGGCAAAACTCACATCGTCCTCAGTAAGTAACGATTGGGTGAGAACTTCAGTATCTGGCCTTTGATGCACATGCAGACACTCTTCTAGCAGCAGTGTGCTGGGCCCATAACCCAGAGGgtagtgcaggggtcggcaacctatggcacgcgtgccaaagacagcacacgagccaatttttaaggacacgctgctgtctgcctaccctggcagacagcagcgtgccattaaaaatcctgccctgcccggcccgctcttctccaccctccgcccaccgctctctccttgcaggcaggcaagcttccccctccccccgcctcttcccccagcgtgctgggttcctgcccctcctcctctcgaTCAGCTGACAGCCCTTGCTATGGAGGGGAGAGGTAAAAGCGGACCCACAGCGTGCTCTCTGCTCCGgagaccttggggaagggggtggaattggcatatcccctccagccccctgccgtgagccgctcagggcagggggctgggagcaccccagccctctgtcctgacccctgcaccccctcacaccccagccctctgccctgacccctgaacccccccacaccccagccctgactctggcaccccccacacatacccagccacCCCacaccctgactcttgcaccccccacatccccatccccactctgagcaccaaacgggagctcctgcacacacacacacacaccccacacacattcccacctgcacccctcacaccaaatggaagctgcccaggtaagcgctccacacccaaacctcctgccccaaccctgagccccctccctcattctagctcctggccagaccctgcaccccaacccccagcctgctccttcacccccagccctgtgcttagcgcactcccaccctcagctcagtgcagagagaggaagagaatgggtagaaccagggagaaggtaggtacctactctatgtggacagggccgggaccccggaccagcagtgggctgagaggggctggcagccgggacctggctggcaggagcccgcggacagaaccccagactggcagtgggctgagcggcagcaggctgagctgctcagcccattgctggtctggggtcctggcagcCGGCCCCACTccgcccactgccggtctggggttctggctgccagccccttgccagccagggtcccggccaccggccccgctcagcccgctgctggcctaggtgaacagaacccaaagccagcagtgggctgagcaggccagGGGAGTAAGAtcagtattttaatttaattttaaatgaagcttcttaatcattttgaaaaccttgtttacatacgacaacagtttagttatataatgtattgacttatagagagagaccttctaaaaaacattcaGATGTATTACTGGCATACAAAACCTTAAatgaaagtgaataaatgaagactcggcacaccacttctaaaaggttgccgacccctgggttaGTGGATTGAAATCATCCTCTACTAGGTTGCATTTGGGAGAGGGAGTTGGTCCAGTAGCTGGGGCACTGGACTAGGCTGTGGAAGTTGCAGGTTCCATTCCCtactctgccatggacttccttCGGCAAGTcagttactctctctctctctctgcctgagtGTTGTTTTCCATTATAAATGTGGATGATGATTGAGATGCTTCCCTACCTCCTAGTGGTGTTGTGAGTATAAACACAATAAAgattggaaagtgctttgaaatctactgatgaaaaatgctatataagaaataggtattaattattattattattattattatttcagtgaCTGACACTCTCAATGACAAGCATGTTAGAACGAATGAAATCCCTTCCTGCTTTATGAAGGGCCAATTTGGTCCATCCCATAGGCAAATCTGATGCATTTTTTTCTCTGATAGGTGTTTGACTTCCAGTTGACAGAGGAGGACATGAAAGCCATTGATAGCCTGAACCAAAACCTTCGCTATGACCTGTGTCAACAGTGAGTTGCAGTACTTGGGTTTTAAGAATTTTTAAGTGTGCGGAAATCAACTGTGGGCCATACAGCCGGACAAAAGACAGATTGTGGCTAGTCTCACAGCACTGTCAGGTTTGATACCTTCCTGCAGGTCCTGCAATGCAGCAGGCAGTGGAAATTTGGAATCTAAGACTCACCATCAGTTTTTTGCTCCCTAGACAGCACAGACTAGAAAGTTCTTGGAGTGGCTTTCAGTAATTGCTGTGGTCGGACGCTGAAAAGATCTCACTGGCAGGAAGCTCTTCCTGACAGTCAGACCTGTCTTCATCATCCTATTAATTCCGGTTATATCCTTTTATACAGATATTAAATAATCCTTGATGATTATCATAAGTGTTGCATAGTTTGCATAATGCAAATATAGATGTCACATCTTAACTGCTTGCAGTTTGCATGGGGATATTTCATGGAAATTAAACAGCTGTTatctgcattttgttttttagATTTTTGGACCATCCTGAGTATCCATTTGCTGATGACTATTAAAGAGGATCCATTTGCAATTCCTGTGTTGTTAGCAACTAGTAATAATGCTCTATACTTAGGGCCAATTCTAGAGGGAAAATACCATTTATAACACTGTTGCCATCACCTTCTCTACTGTGTAATTTAACCTACACGGTAAGGAGATAAATCTCATCCTTACAATGACTTGCCTTCTTGCTTTTGATAATGCTGAGTGGGAAAAGGGGTATTTTGAATATAGTTATCAGTTCCTGCCCCGATCTTTCATAAATATTTTGTCTTCATTCTGAGCTGCTAGAACTTAATCCCTTGGAATGAACCGTGCCtcctgaaaatctcagccaagcTAGTATGTAAAAACTTAGTGACTAACCAAATATTAGGTGGTGGTATAGCCTTGTTAATTCCAGGATTTTAagtagacaaggtgggtgaggtattatcttcTATTGGATCAGTTTCTGTAAGTCaatgagacaagcttttgagttacacaTAGCCTATGcaacctgaaggagagctctgtgtaagctcaaaagcttgtctctttcaccaacagaagttggccctataaaagatattacctcaccccccttgtctctcaAACATCAGGTACTCATTTGTGGCTCAGTCCTGGAGCACTCCCATGGGAGTGGAGGATGCTCAGGTTTGGTGTCAGCTAGCATCTCACTGAACTCATCAGGCACAAATTTTCACTTAACACAATCCTCTGCCCTCACAACAAAGATGTCCCAGTATCTGTCAAACTAAATGAAGAGGAAATAGAAGCTCTGAGCTCCATTTAGAGACATGTTTAGCATATTTCATTTGACTCCATCATAGTAATAAAAGCTCTCACTACAcccatttcttttgcttttcctccatttcttttatATGCTGACAAGAAGGGGCTTGGTCACACTGGGTTTAAAGCAATCTGCAATTCTCAGGGAAGCAGCTGGCTGGCTCTGCTGCCCTCTGGTGGCTACCAGGAAATTCTGACAtaggaaacaggtttcagagtggtagccgtgttagtctgtatcagcaaaaacaacgaggagtccttgtggcaccttagagactaacaaaactatttgggcataagctttcatgggctaaaacccacttcatcagatgcatggagtggaaaatacagtagcaggtatatatacacagtacatgaaaagatgggagttgcctttccaagtggggggtcagtgataacgagacaattcaattaaagtggaagtagcctattctcaacagtagaataccaagggagaaaaaatcacttttgtagtggtaatgagggtggcccatttcaaacagtagaaaagaaggtgtgagtaacagtaggaggaaattagtatggggacattggtttttgtaatgacccatccactcccggtctttattcaggcctaatttgatggtgtccagtttgcaaattaattccagttctgcagtttctggctgaggtctgttttttgaagttttgtttgtttgttgaagaattgccacttttaagtctgttattgagtgaccagggaaactgaagtgttctcctactggtttttgaacgttataattcctgatgtcagatttgtgtccattttttcttttgcgtagagactgtccggtttggccaatgtacatgacagaggggcattgctggcacatgatggcatatatcacattggtggatgtatgtactgtgtatatatacctgctactgtattttccactccatgcatctgatgaagtgggttttagtccataaaagcttatgcccaaataaatttgttagtctctaaggtgccacaaggactcctccttgtttttgctgacatAGGAAAGTGGACTTAAAAGATAAGAAGTAAAGTAAGGGACAGGCACCTGTCCTCTACACACAGACTTCTGCCCTGTTAAGATGGAAATTAGTTTTGCTGTGAAGAGATGAAATCCCTGAGGTCTTACATGCTTCATGTCTTTAATGAGAGGAGTTTCTTTGATTCTGTTCCTAATTCTGTAGAACTATGTTTTGTGAGACTGATGTATTCATGTGTTAATGCAGCATTCAGGATGGGATTTTAATCACAAGTCAAATGTTTTATAGTCAGAGATGCCACCACAATTCCAGGCTTCTTAGCCTATGCATCATAATATGGCCTTTCAATATATAATAACACAATATATTTGCAGTCCAGTAACACAAAATACTAAATCTGTGCATCCACAGTGATGGACAGTGGCACTGGCTTTGCATTGCATTATGTACCCCATAGTACCTCCAAGTGCTCAGCATGAGAATGTAAAGAAAACCTTACTGCTGTGGGGAAAATACTGAATTTCTAAACTTCTGCCCAGTTTCAATTGCACCATTAACATGGCTTTGTGGGTAATTgccctccacacacaaaaaatactgGGCCTCATTCTCCATTTACTCACAGCAGTGTAAGAAaggggtaactccattgaagccaaatGAGTTGTGCTGGTGTGAAAATCATGTAAGTGAAAGGAATTGGGCCCAGTATCTTAACATTCTAATTCCACAGTGAATTGACCACAGCTGTGTGTGTTCCATACACATATGAAACTGGTGGTGGTAAATTGGGGGGGAGTTAACAGCAGAGTTTTGTTAAGTGATCTAGATATATCCCCAAATACCAGGCCATGGAAGGAAATAAGGGCAGCTCAGTTGCTCTGGGAGTGGAGAAGAGACTCCTTGATTGAGGTGGAAGTGTGTCTCGGGGCAGGTGGCCAGAAGCGAAGAAATGGTTGTCAGTgagaggcgggggtggggtgtaAAGGAAGCTGGGGAGAAGGGCAAACTTTTAGTTAAACCAGGCCCAAGTTACGCTTGACCTGCCTCTGATTCATAGTCCATCACAGCAGAGAATACCCTTTAACAGAATCCAAGCAGTAAGTTGTCAACTGTTATTAATATTAGTATATTACTATAATATTAATATAATACAAGTTTCAAATAAAATGCAGTAGAACCGAATAGATTGCCCATACAATGGTGTAATTACCTGCTAATTAACTATAATCAGTCTCTCAGTTACACTCTCACTCTTTCACCTGCCCTTTCCCCGTCCTGAAAGCCCCTTTAAaatatacataagaaaaaaaaatctatgacttATGGGCATGATCTTGGGAATTTCATCATGATAACAATCAAGACAGAACACACACAGCTCGTGTCGCTATTCAGTCAGCACTACACTTATTCTTATCAGATATGACGTGAACGCCAGTGCAGATATTCCAGGATGATCTAGTCTAGGTACAGAAAGCAGTCTCTGCAGCACTGCCCAATGTCACTGTCTCGTTCCCAGAACTAGCTGCACATGAGCACTGTAAAATGTGGTCCTAATCAAAAATGATATCTTTCTCTACCGATAAAATGTGAAAGCTCGTGTACCTGATGATGAGACTTTATAAATATGTGTACTTCTGATTTTTACTTGTCACTGATGTCCAATCCGCTTCCTTCCTAATTCCCAAGTCCTCCCTCCAACTGCATGACGCTGACATTGGAGCCAATGTGCAAGCTGAACCAAGGGCACAAGGAGGTCACGAATATGTGGCATAGTATAAAGATTTTTTCTGCTGATTAAgatgattttcattttcttcatagACCCACTCCCTCTTGTGCAGCCTAGAAAGCAGGAGGAAGCGTGGTTGAGAGCAGTCTGCAGAGCACAGTCATGGGCAGCAGCAGGCATGAGTGAGAATGACAATTTCTGTGCAGCAGCCACCAGAAAAAGACAATGGCAATTGGTGGGGGCCGGCAGAGGCAACGCTTTGGGGGGGGcagcacacagcccccccatATTTCTTGGACCCTCTCTCACTGGGACACCCAGCAGCAAGAGGCACTAGCTCCCCCtggctgtgtgtctgtgcagtgtggaaagggaggatgcatCAGGGCATCTGGCTGagctctccccttcccacccacacacacctgccccaCTACATGGGGCTGCTtcttcttccctgctgctggagaccCAGTGCTTCCCGCTGCCTGCTTTGCAGACCAcccactgaggtgagtcaggggggcATATTCAAGATCAGGAAGAGGAGCTGCGACATGGTGGTGATGTGGTGCTCAGCGCCAGGCAGCTAAGATGGAGCTCCCTCCAGCCCGAGAACCTCAGAGGAGAGTGGGAAAGAGGGAGCAGACCCTGCTGCTGCTTCAATGCATCCGCAACAGCagcttgctgctgctgggggtgcactgaagcagcagcagcctccaaGGTGCATATCAACGGGAAGACGATTTGGGGGTGTcattatttcccccacccccaacaaaaaGTGACCGATAATTCTCCAACTTCTTGTTAAGTGAGGTGATCCAGCCCTAACCACCATCCCACCCTAGCGCCACCCACCCTGATGGCGCACGGGGGACTATGCATCCCAACTCCGTTGCTCCTTTTGTTGGTCTTGATTTGAACACTTACTAAATTGATTGAGGATTGTTCAGGCAGGGAGGGGTGCCTACAAGTTCTGTgggcagcacagggcagagagcaggaggaggaaggtggttgctcttctctgttgTCTACATACATATCAagttccaggaggtggaggcagaggcaaCACGGGGGCGGTCTCGTGCCCCCACAGAACCTTCCcactcccccatacacacactatACACAGTGATGTGTCGCCGCTGAGCTGAGTTCAGGTCTCCCACTCTGCCGTACTGATGGATTTGTAGATATTCTTCTTGGAGCACGGCTGTCAGATTCCATAAATAGGATGGGGCCTGCGTAGAGCCCCCAAGTCCCTGAAGCAGGCCTGGATGAGGCTACTGGGGATTCTTTCTCATGTACACCAGGAGATATGCAGTTTCACCCCTAGCAGAAGAAAAGAGCAAAACAAATGTGTGCATGAGGCAGGCTGTAGTTAGACACACTCCCCAAAGTTAGCTTTTTTTCAGTTGTCCTACCACAGGGTCAGGTGACCTCATCCTTCCTTTTGGACTCCAGATAGCACTGTAATTGTGACAGAGTAAAGGTGCTATATTGGCAGCATGGATTCTTTCTACCTTTCACTCTCTGATGATTTATCAGTGCAGAGGGAGGAGCGAGAGAGACCCTGACTATAACACCCTCAAGTGTTTAGCACCTCGCTCTCTTTAGAGACTGGGAGGCAATGAGGGGTGAACAATGAAAGATCGCTTTTGCTCACACACTTGTGACTGTACAGTATTGCTACAGCTAAGTAATAGTGTATTACCACGGCCATGTGAGAAGTTGTCTCCTTCCCCCAAGTTTATTCCAGACAAACACAATTGAAATTATTTTCGTACCACCACTAACCCCATTCCTTACCCCAGAGCACCATCAGATAAATGAAAATACACCCCCTTACCAGTGGAAATGTGAGTTTCCATAGGTACATTTGACATCATCCCACGATACCTGCAGTGAATCAAACATGAGAGTGCTGGTAAGAACTCTTTTGAGTTGTGGTTAGACACAGTATAGactctcagactttaaggtcagacaggaccattgtgatcatctagactgacctcctgcagagTTAGGGTTagaggtcacagaatctcaccctcccactcctataatagacccataaccagtgatgagctgccaaaatcttaacaactggttccctataaaaagttctcaTTTacgggatgtgccccagtatgtattttttgtaccaacagggttaccatacgtctgtatcttcccaggaggaatttttaaattttaaaaattcctcccggacgctgatttaagaaccaaaaagcctgacctgtccgggaaaatacggatgtatgttaaccctgcctaaagttcttttttaaaaagataggcCTGAATGACAAATGAGCTCCCTTTCACATGTGGAtccctgccactccctgggggtgtgctagggtgaccagatgtcccaattttatagggacagtactgattttggggtctttttcttatataggctcctattaccccccaccccctggcctgattttccacacttgctgtctggtcaccctagggtgtgcacatgtgtgggtcccagctgctccctgcccccctcattgaagcaggtgtgcagggttactgccctgggaactgcagggcaccagtggacgtgggggccagctgcagacaggggcgtgaggcagggctagctggaggcaagggggtgcagggctggctgagggcagggcagggggtgcggagctggctggagacaggagggggtggggttggctggaggcaagggggtgtggggctggctggagacagggcaggatCTGAGTGGAGGtatggggctggctgcaggcagggcagaggggtgcagggctggctggagacaggggctggctgcgggcagggcagagggtgcagcagaggctggctgcgggctggggtggctggagacaggggctggctgaggctgggcagggggtgtggcaggggctggctgcgggcagggtagAGGGTGCAGGATTGACTGGatacgggggctggctgcgggcagggcaggggggtgcgtgcggcaggggctggctgcgggcagggcagggggtgcagcaggggctggctgcaggcaaagggtgcgggggtggctggagacaggggccagctgcgggaagggcagggggtgcgggggtggctggagacaggggctggctgcgggcagggcagggggtgcggcaggggctggctgcaggcagggggtgcgggggtggttggagacaggggctggctgcgggcagggcagggggtgcggcaggggctggctgcaggcagggggtgcgggggtggctggagacaagggctggctgcgggcagggcagggggtgcggcaggggctggctgcaggcagggggtgcgggggtggctggagacaagggctggctgcgggcagggcagggggtgcggcaggggctggctgcaggcagggggtgcaggggtgactggaggcagggcagagggtgcaggggtggctggagacgggctggctgcgggcagggcagggggtgcggcaggggctggctgcaggcagggggtgcgggggtggttggagacaggggctggctgcgggcagggcagggggtgcggcaggggctggctgcaggcaggaggtgcgggggtggttggagacaggggctggctgcgggcagggcagggggtgcggcaggggctggctgcaggcagagggtgcgggggtggttggagacaggggctggctgcgggcagggcagggggtgcggcaggggctggctgcaggcagggggtgcaggggtggctggagatgggggctggctgcagacagggggtgcgggggtggctggagacgggctggctgcgggcagggcaggggg
The nucleotide sequence above comes from Caretta caretta isolate rCarCar2 chromosome 1, rCarCar1.hap1, whole genome shotgun sequence. Encoded proteins:
- the LOC125625841 gene encoding prostaglandin-E(2) 9-reductase isoform X2, yielding MELCKDTSVKMNDGHRIPVVGFGTYAPDTVPKSKCEEAVKVAIEVGYRHIDGAYFYENEEEVGRAIREKIADGTVKREDIFYTGKLWSTFNAPEMVQSALKKSLKSLQFDYIDLYIIHTPLSLKPGDDLCPVDENGKLIFDNVDLCATWEAMEACKDAGLVKSIGVSNFNRRQLEMILNKPGLKYKPVCNQVECHPYLNQRKLLEFCKSKNIVLVAFSALGSHREERWVDQSTPLLLEDPVLNALAKKYSRSPALVALRYQLQRGVVVLAKSFTRKRIEDNFKVFDFQLTEEDMKAIDSLNQNLRYDLCQQFLDHPECPSICQTK
- the LOC125625841 gene encoding prostaglandin-E(2) 9-reductase isoform X1, coding for MELCKDTSVKMNDGHRIPVVGFGTYAPDTVPKSKCEEAVKVAIEVGYRHIDGAYFYENEEEVGRAIREKIADGTVKREDIFYTGKLWSTFNAPEMVQSALKKSLKSLQFDYIDLYIIHTPLSLKPGDDLCPVDENGKLIFDNVDLCATWEAMEACKDAGLVKSIGVSNFNRRQLEMILNKPGLKYKPVCNQVECHPYLNQRKLLEFCKSKNIVLVAFSALGSHREERWVDQSTPLLLEDPVLNALAKKYSRSPALVALRYQLQRGVVVLAKSFTRKRIEDNFKVFDFQLTEEDMKAIDSLNQNLRYDLCQQFLDHPDPHNKDVPVSVKLNEEEIEALSSI